The proteins below come from a single Limosilactobacillus reuteri genomic window:
- the ribD gene encoding bifunctional diaminohydroxyphosphoribosylaminopyrimidine deaminase/5-amino-6-(5-phosphoribosylamino)uracil reductase RibD → MEDVHFMQMAIAEATKAGNETWKNPRVGAVIVKNGQVLARGHTHEYGGIHAERDAIGKLTPKQLQGATLYVTLEPCNHYGKQPPCSQAIIDVGIRRVVIAETDPHQLVTGKGIATLQQQNIIVKTGVLKEAAQALNPHYDFFYRYRRPWVTLKQAVSLDYRVAAEKGQRTAITNSAVAKMVHTERGNFQGILIGSQTAIIDNPTLLTTSPTKFPPVRIVLDRRGRLKDNPTLHLLTDGRAPTWIFTENGTMQGQFAKDVRVFYRQTWSIADILHELGRQEIQSVYVEGGPTIHQVFLQEGLFEEIITYVAPHMLGKKGVSGMKLAYPMNFTHQEIKILENNIRIAERKIENV, encoded by the coding sequence GTGGAAGATGTTCATTTCATGCAAATGGCAATCGCTGAAGCAACAAAGGCCGGCAATGAAACCTGGAAAAATCCTCGTGTTGGGGCAGTTATTGTGAAGAATGGTCAAGTTTTAGCGCGAGGTCATACTCACGAATATGGTGGAATTCACGCTGAACGGGATGCAATAGGTAAACTTACGCCGAAACAGTTACAGGGAGCAACTCTTTATGTCACGTTGGAACCCTGCAATCACTATGGGAAACAACCGCCATGTAGTCAGGCGATTATTGACGTGGGCATCAGAAGGGTTGTGATTGCGGAAACAGACCCGCACCAGCTTGTCACCGGGAAAGGAATTGCTACGCTTCAACAGCAAAATATTATTGTCAAAACGGGCGTCCTTAAGGAAGCAGCACAGGCCTTAAATCCGCATTACGATTTTTTCTATCGGTACCGACGACCATGGGTAACTTTAAAACAAGCAGTGAGTCTTGACTATCGCGTGGCCGCAGAAAAAGGTCAACGAACGGCGATTACTAATTCTGCTGTGGCAAAAATGGTTCATACCGAGCGTGGTAATTTTCAAGGAATCTTGATTGGAAGCCAAACCGCAATTATCGATAATCCAACTTTATTAACGACTAGTCCGACAAAGTTTCCGCCAGTAAGGATTGTTCTTGACCGCCGGGGACGTTTAAAAGATAATCCAACCTTACACTTGTTGACTGACGGGCGGGCACCTACTTGGATTTTTACGGAAAATGGCACTATGCAAGGCCAGTTTGCTAAAGATGTGCGGGTATTTTACCGACAAACGTGGTCAATTGCTGACATTTTACATGAACTTGGTCGACAAGAAATTCAATCTGTTTATGTAGAAGGTGGCCCGACAATTCATCAAGTATTTTTACAGGAAGGCTTATTTGAAGAGATTATTACATACGTAGCTCCCCACATGCTTGGCAAAAAAGGTGTTAGCGGCATGAAACTAGCTTACCCAATGAATTTTACCCATCAGGAAATTAAAATCTTAGAAAATAATATTAGGATTGCGGAAAGGAAGATTGAAAATGTTTAG
- a CDS encoding phospholipase D family protein — translation MLDILDYTKQELISDADFWKFAGEHLEKPTEFRGVSFVSSIKFIEEQLLPRYDKVTLILGLSDNGKESIGKRMRQLNDRTEFVNYGYEHPDSEFTKRILDGSLRLLFTKQELIHTKMYLMTSDDRYLSFAGSMNLTEAAIHRNLEQLDSDYGMQTDPLYQCHVQMFDDNLRHATTYLDAKKMAGFIKAKNKEQLQINVYTDTVNMVKNKDTGDKDAVIIPAEEVKEYKDQYSSDEELKKLSAPEKLSVAQTVKLFGNAGYKKRNLENIGKELYSLTQVVKHVSRNDDNSGKVTREEDLYPKPVLFYNNGQLFEAPRVGDNVKSELITSNLTGDRLREQLQLFSDIAHEYDNYKEVGEGWQACDFMCFLFEAPWLWKIRNMYELSPSSKSREDVPLGVALIGQGRTGKSTLGKRLAAKLTGSGNFLDGGVFDAKNYALGKSNINMTITTVLSDYMYSAGPVNPMMIDDISPDLTTRPYFDRFIKEITNNRSLTQPLPSFIFTMNRREGDSKSQFSLKPEIMRRLWYLSFESTFAGDEDEREAKLNDLLERANDQLYRYCQVELAKFFNDVSPETEQKIEKDYLYPIKYVLKQAMNQFGMFELVKDYFDDNYDYSLFVGRNDWTMLINQAEVGADLTFIQQDGQLKAQINKQLFNKVSDSTARNNGSMMMERYFQYLPRKYRISYQYTSTGFIVDVANFDQWLNSDTLQQKYNSSEVARDAQKVNTDAKVTELLARLTEAQEKQAHRHGIFSWLKKK, via the coding sequence ATGTTAGATATCCTGGATTACACTAAACAAGAATTAATTTCTGATGCTGATTTTTGGAAATTTGCAGGCGAACACCTTGAAAAGCCAACTGAATTTAGGGGCGTTTCATTTGTTTCTTCAATTAAGTTTATTGAGGAGCAACTGTTACCGCGCTATGATAAGGTCACTTTAATCCTTGGCTTAAGCGATAATGGAAAAGAATCAATTGGTAAACGGATGAGGCAGTTAAATGACCGGACTGAATTTGTCAATTATGGTTATGAACACCCTGATAGTGAATTTACGAAGCGAATTTTAGATGGGAGCTTGCGACTTTTATTCACAAAGCAAGAATTAATTCATACCAAAATGTACTTAATGACAAGTGACGACCGGTATCTCTCATTTGCCGGTTCGATGAATTTAACTGAAGCAGCAATTCATCGTAATTTAGAACAACTCGATAGTGACTATGGAATGCAGACGGATCCGCTTTATCAATGCCATGTTCAGATGTTCGACGATAACCTTCGCCATGCGACTACCTATCTGGACGCAAAGAAAATGGCCGGGTTCATTAAGGCGAAAAATAAAGAGCAACTTCAGATTAATGTCTATACCGATACGGTGAATATGGTGAAAAACAAGGATACCGGTGACAAGGATGCGGTGATTATCCCGGCAGAAGAAGTAAAAGAATATAAGGATCAGTATAGTTCTGACGAGGAATTAAAGAAACTATCAGCTCCAGAAAAATTGAGTGTTGCCCAAACTGTCAAGCTCTTTGGTAATGCTGGCTATAAGAAACGCAATCTCGAAAATATCGGGAAAGAACTCTACAGCCTTACCCAGGTAGTTAAACATGTGTCTCGAAACGATGATAACTCAGGAAAGGTTACCCGTGAAGAAGACCTCTACCCTAAACCAGTCTTGTTTTATAACAATGGTCAGTTATTTGAAGCGCCCCGTGTTGGTGATAATGTAAAGTCAGAATTAATAACATCGAATTTAACGGGTGACCGGCTCCGTGAACAGCTGCAATTATTTAGTGATATTGCCCATGAGTACGATAATTACAAAGAAGTCGGTGAGGGGTGGCAGGCATGTGATTTCATGTGTTTCCTATTTGAAGCGCCCTGGCTATGGAAAATCCGTAATATGTATGAATTATCGCCAAGCAGTAAATCACGCGAAGATGTTCCCCTCGGAGTAGCCTTGATTGGTCAAGGACGGACCGGGAAGTCGACGTTGGGAAAGCGGCTAGCAGCCAAGCTAACGGGGAGTGGCAACTTCCTTGATGGCGGTGTTTTTGATGCTAAAAATTATGCATTAGGAAAGTCCAATATCAATATGACGATTACAACGGTTTTAAGCGATTATATGTATAGTGCTGGTCCTGTTAATCCGATGATGATTGATGATATTAGTCCTGACTTAACGACACGGCCATATTTTGATCGCTTCATTAAAGAAATTACTAACAATCGTAGTTTAACTCAGCCACTCCCATCATTTATTTTTACGATGAATCGTCGTGAGGGTGATAGTAAATCGCAATTTTCCCTTAAACCGGAAATTATGCGTCGTTTATGGTACCTCAGCTTTGAATCAACTTTTGCCGGGGATGAGGATGAACGTGAAGCTAAATTAAATGACTTGCTTGAGCGCGCTAACGATCAGCTTTATCGTTATTGCCAAGTTGAACTCGCAAAATTCTTCAATGACGTGTCGCCAGAAACAGAACAAAAGATTGAGAAGGATTACCTTTATCCCATCAAATATGTCTTGAAACAAGCGATGAACCAATTTGGGATGTTTGAGCTTGTTAAAGACTACTTCGATGATAATTATGATTACTCACTCTTTGTTGGTCGGAATGATTGGACAATGCTGATTAACCAGGCAGAAGTGGGGGCTGATCTAACGTTTATTCAGCAGGATGGTCAGTTAAAAGCGCAAATTAATAAGCAGCTTTTTAATAAGGTTTCAGATAGTACGGCGCGAAATAATGGTTCAATGATGATGGAACGGTACTTCCAATACCTGCCGCGAAAGTATCGGATTAGTTATCAATATACTAGTACCGGTTTTATTGTCGATGTTGCTAATTTTGATCAGTGGCTTAACAGTGATACCCTTCAGCAAAAGTATAATAGCAGCGAGGTAGCTCGGGACGCTCAAAAGGTAAATACTGATGCAAAGGTGACTGAATTGCTTGCCCGGTTAACAGAGGCACAAGAAAAGCAAGCGCACCGCCATGGGATATTTAGCTGGCTTAAAAAGAAATAA
- a CDS encoding restriction endonuclease translates to MIDYTTLKHQADGTPTWDAFLGIILKVAVERQNWQSSELIQRTLEEANLPQSMLQMRYPQKSHDLVMRNRVSFALSDLAISGLLDRPERDLYLPTSRGQELSKEYGINITRTLIHNEPAYKKYKQEKSNQKKNRQKRENKDLVESQIKEWFNQQNEKTQDELLNHLVKMNPYKFENLMVQLLSVMGYKGDEGQALVTQKSNDHGIDGIINQDPLGLQKVYLQLKRYAPDNSVQMPEITAFSGSIKLKHADRGVFITTSTFTQGAINAAKDLNITLVNGEMLTNLMIQYQVGVEVKEHYMTYKIDGNMF, encoded by the coding sequence ATGATTGACTATACAACGTTAAAACATCAAGCCGATGGTACTCCGACTTGGGATGCATTTTTAGGAATTATTTTAAAAGTTGCCGTTGAAAGGCAGAATTGGCAAAGCAGTGAATTGATACAAAGAACTTTAGAAGAAGCTAATTTACCGCAAAGCATGTTGCAAATGCGTTATCCACAAAAGAGTCACGATTTGGTCATGCGTAATCGAGTTAGTTTTGCTTTAAGTGATTTAGCAATTTCAGGTTTATTAGACCGACCCGAGAGAGACCTTTACCTCCCAACTAGTCGCGGGCAAGAGCTTAGTAAAGAATATGGAATTAATATAACGAGAACTTTGATCCATAATGAGCCAGCTTACAAGAAATATAAACAAGAAAAAAGTAACCAAAAGAAAAATAGACAGAAGCGAGAAAATAAAGATTTGGTTGAAAGTCAAATTAAGGAATGGTTTAATCAGCAAAACGAAAAAACGCAGGATGAATTATTAAATCACTTGGTAAAAATGAATCCATATAAATTTGAAAATTTAATGGTTCAGTTGTTATCTGTAATGGGCTACAAGGGTGATGAAGGGCAAGCCTTAGTAACACAAAAATCAAATGATCATGGGATTGATGGAATTATTAATCAAGACCCACTAGGTTTGCAAAAAGTTTATCTTCAATTAAAAAGATATGCGCCAGATAATTCAGTTCAAATGCCAGAAATTACAGCATTTAGTGGTTCAATTAAGCTCAAGCATGCAGATAGAGGTGTATTTATTACAACTTCTACATTTACTCAAGGTGCAATTAACGCAGCAAAGGACTTAAATATTACACTGGTTAATGGTGAGATGTTAACTAATTTAATGATTCAGTATCAAGTTGGAGTAGAAGTAAAAGAACATTATATGACATATAAAATTGATGGTAATATGTTTTAA
- the ribA gene encoding GTP cyclohydrolase II, whose protein sequence is MDVKKIQATIKHLQEGGLAIVMDDADREAEGDLVGLASEATPEKVNFMTKYARGLMCVPMAPEVAERLKLPQMTADNSDPFGTAFTISVDHHSTTTGISAFDRWRTITHLAAPTAKNEDFYKPGHIFPLVAKKNGVLERNGHTEAAVDLARLAGVEPVAYICEILKDNGEMARSVELHEKAAEFSLPIITIKELQEYRQSLASKPVAEVHLPSQYGDFRLRWFDGNNLALIKGDIDPTTPVMVRLHSECFTGDVLGSLRCDCGPQLHEAMRRIEKNGNGVIIYLRQEGRGIGLANKLRAYYLQEHDYDTVEANEKLGFAPDERQYDQAVAILHQLGITKINLLTNNPDKIAQLQLGDIEINERIPLEIAPNNYDENYLITKKNKFHHLLNLEA, encoded by the coding sequence ATGGATGTAAAGAAAATTCAAGCAACGATTAAGCATTTGCAAGAAGGTGGTTTAGCAATTGTCATGGATGATGCAGACCGCGAAGCAGAAGGCGATTTGGTGGGGCTTGCTAGTGAAGCTACTCCCGAAAAGGTTAATTTCATGACTAAGTATGCCCGTGGATTGATGTGTGTTCCCATGGCACCGGAAGTAGCTGAACGATTGAAATTACCTCAGATGACTGCTGATAATTCAGATCCTTTTGGTACGGCTTTTACGATCAGCGTTGACCATCATTCGACAACAACGGGAATTTCAGCTTTTGATCGTTGGCGCACTATTACTCATCTTGCCGCACCGACTGCTAAAAACGAAGACTTCTACAAACCAGGTCATATCTTTCCTTTAGTTGCAAAGAAAAATGGAGTATTAGAACGAAATGGACATACTGAAGCTGCTGTTGACCTTGCGCGCTTAGCTGGGGTGGAACCAGTTGCTTATATCTGTGAGATTTTAAAAGACAATGGTGAAATGGCACGATCAGTTGAACTCCATGAGAAAGCAGCCGAATTTAGCTTACCCATCATTACGATCAAAGAACTTCAGGAATACCGGCAAAGTCTAGCGAGCAAACCAGTAGCAGAGGTGCACCTCCCGTCTCAGTATGGTGACTTTCGCTTACGGTGGTTTGATGGCAATAATCTAGCGCTAATAAAGGGAGATATTGATCCAACTACTCCTGTAATGGTTCGCTTGCATTCAGAATGCTTTACTGGCGATGTTCTTGGTTCCCTTCGCTGTGATTGTGGTCCTCAACTTCATGAAGCAATGCGCCGAATTGAGAAAAACGGCAACGGGGTTATTATTTATTTGCGTCAAGAAGGTCGTGGAATTGGTTTAGCAAATAAGTTGCGAGCTTACTATTTACAAGAGCACGACTATGATACTGTCGAAGCCAATGAAAAATTAGGTTTTGCGCCTGATGAACGGCAGTATGACCAAGCAGTTGCGATTTTACATCAATTAGGGATAACCAAGATTAACCTACTTACTAATAATCCCGATAAAATTGCGCAATTACAACTTGGCGATATTGAAATCAATGAACGGATACCATTAGAAATCGCACCTAATAACTACGATGAGAATTACTTAATCACAAAGAAAAATAAATTTCATCACTTACTGAATCTGGAGGCTTAA
- the rihA gene encoding pyrimidine-specific ribonucleoside hydrolase RihA, producing the protein MTKKIILDCDPGHDDALALTMAIASPKIDVLAVTTSAGNQTPDKTLNNAMRMLTLLHREDIPVAQGNQTPLVEPLETAPEVHGETGLDGADLPDPDFKVQPIPAIELIAKTLRESDEKVTLVVTGPMTNAALFLRVYPDLAKEKIDQIVFMGGAMGLGNWRPSVEFNIFVDPEAAKIVMNFGLPLVMAPLNVTHKAQIMKDEIEQIGQIDNPVAQAFYGLLNFFEQYHKNPKWGFKGAPLHDPCTIAWLIDPTMFGTDKMNVDVETQGDLTRGETVCDYYQLTDKPQNTEVLLDIDREKFIQLIMDTLQNFSK; encoded by the coding sequence ATGACCAAAAAGATAATTCTTGACTGCGATCCTGGACATGATGATGCATTGGCGTTAACGATGGCTATTGCTTCACCGAAGATTGATGTCCTTGCCGTAACAACTTCTGCTGGTAATCAAACACCGGATAAAACCTTAAATAATGCGATGCGGATGTTAACCTTACTTCATCGAGAAGATATCCCGGTTGCTCAGGGAAATCAAACTCCGCTGGTCGAGCCGCTTGAAACTGCACCGGAAGTTCATGGTGAGACGGGGTTAGATGGTGCGGACCTTCCTGATCCCGATTTCAAAGTTCAACCAATTCCGGCTATTGAATTGATCGCTAAAACTCTTCGTGAAAGTGATGAGAAAGTCACTCTAGTTGTCACCGGTCCAATGACAAATGCAGCCTTATTCTTGCGAGTCTATCCCGACTTGGCAAAAGAAAAGATTGATCAAATTGTCTTCATGGGTGGGGCAATGGGACTTGGCAATTGGCGGCCATCAGTTGAATTTAATATTTTTGTTGATCCAGAAGCAGCTAAAATTGTAATGAACTTTGGTCTGCCTCTGGTAATGGCACCATTGAACGTGACCCATAAAGCTCAGATTATGAAGGATGAAATTGAACAAATCGGGCAAATCGACAATCCAGTTGCCCAGGCTTTCTATGGCCTCCTAAACTTCTTTGAACAGTATCATAAAAATCCTAAGTGGGGTTTTAAAGGTGCGCCCCTCCACGATCCATGTACGATTGCTTGGTTGATTGATCCTACTATGTTCGGTACTGACAAAATGAATGTGGATGTTGAAACTCAGGGCGATCTCACACGGGGAGAGACGGTTTGTGATTACTATCAATTAACCGACAAGCCTCAAAATACTGAAGTTCTTCTTGATATTGACCGTGAAAAATTCATCCAATTAATCATGGATACCCTTCAAAATTTTTCTAAATAA
- a CDS encoding riboflavin synthase, with protein sequence MFSGLVAETGRIVKITQDGETIELVVEPHSDDFLTTVQLGDSIAVNGTCLTVVEINNNQFMTTLMPQTFEKTTFKNLEKGSLVNLERSLQVGARLEGHIVTGHVDELSRVLKRTVNENAIEVQFSLPQRLQGQVVAQGSVAINGVSLTVMETGDDWFMVGLIPHTQLVTNLDTLKIGDEVNLETDILGKYVVANLLGGRK encoded by the coding sequence ATGTTTAGTGGTTTAGTTGCGGAAACGGGACGAATAGTAAAAATTACCCAGGATGGCGAAACGATTGAATTGGTGGTTGAACCCCATAGTGATGATTTTTTAACTACCGTGCAACTTGGCGATTCAATTGCGGTAAATGGGACATGTTTAACGGTCGTAGAAATCAATAATAATCAATTTATGACGACATTAATGCCGCAAACCTTTGAAAAGACAACGTTCAAAAACTTGGAAAAAGGGTCCCTGGTAAATCTTGAACGTTCATTGCAAGTTGGCGCACGGCTAGAAGGTCATATTGTAACGGGGCATGTTGACGAACTATCACGAGTTTTAAAGCGGACTGTCAATGAAAATGCTATTGAAGTGCAATTTAGTCTTCCGCAACGCCTACAAGGTCAAGTGGTAGCGCAAGGAAGTGTCGCGATTAATGGCGTAAGTTTAACCGTGATGGAAACTGGTGATGACTGGTTTATGGTTGGGCTGATTCCGCACACTCAACTCGTGACTAACTTAGATACGCTTAAAATAGGGGATGAAGTTAATCTAGAAACCGATATTTTAGGCAAATATGTAGTCGCAAATTTACTAGGAGGCCGAAAATAA
- the ribH gene encoding 6,7-dimethyl-8-ribityllumazine synthase: MKEFTGKFNVQSAKIGIVVADFNETVTKQLVQGATEMLAKFDLENVDVYHVPGAFEIPFMTKQLLTKKEYDGILTLGAIIKGETDHYDLICQNVAGGVMNLNLTSNIPITFGILTTDNIEQAMQRAGLKAGNKGAITAQSLLEMISLNRQIN; encoded by the coding sequence ATGAAAGAATTTACTGGAAAATTTAATGTTCAAAGTGCAAAAATCGGGATTGTTGTTGCTGATTTTAACGAAACTGTCACTAAACAATTAGTGCAGGGAGCTACCGAAATGTTAGCTAAGTTTGACCTTGAAAACGTTGATGTATACCATGTGCCGGGAGCATTTGAAATTCCGTTTATGACAAAACAATTATTGACAAAAAAGGAATATGACGGCATTTTGACGTTAGGCGCTATTATCAAAGGTGAAACAGATCACTACGATTTAATTTGTCAAAATGTTGCTGGCGGCGTAATGAATCTTAACTTAACGAGCAATATTCCAATTACATTTGGCATCCTTACTACCGATAACATTGAACAGGCAATGCAACGCGCGGGACTCAAAGCGGGTAATAAAGGAGCGATCACTGCACAAAGCTTACTAGAGATGATTTCGTTAAATCGACAAATAAATTAA
- a CDS encoding restriction endonuclease — protein sequence MGEIMAEYKRRSVEKAIIMALRDLGGSASRKSIRKAIADNEYDGLTYDQVYSTKEGKTGTYSPFLFDFNFGIRNLRSIQYIEAPHRNQDIVLTKAGENDDLTNYPSLEQKKEIGAYWDKKNKERAERNKNKVSEESGDESTGPEDQEDTKDLNWKNQLITQLMKFDPSKFESFSRLLISKMGVVIDKDRGIVRSGDHGIDGFGYFTSDEFRTSRVAIQCKRYTKGAVSEPEIDKFKGVMDSFNAEYGIFITTNHFTDRARKKATQGNNTVTLIDGQTLAELVEKYQLHITPVNTYALDDYYFDLK from the coding sequence ATGGGTGAAATCATGGCAGAATATAAGAGAAGATCAGTAGAAAAAGCAATTATTATGGCATTAAGAGATTTGGGTGGGTCAGCAAGCCGAAAATCTATTCGGAAAGCAATTGCAGATAATGAATATGATGGATTAACTTATGATCAAGTCTATTCAACTAAAGAAGGTAAAACGGGCACTTATTCACCATTCTTGTTTGACTTTAACTTTGGTATTCGAAATTTGCGCAGTATTCAATATATTGAAGCTCCTCATCGTAATCAGGATATTGTTCTTACTAAGGCCGGAGAGAACGATGATTTAACAAATTATCCTTCGTTAGAACAGAAAAAAGAAATTGGTGCTTATTGGGATAAGAAAAATAAGGAACGTGCTGAACGTAATAAAAATAAAGTAAGTGAAGAAAGCGGAGACGAATCAACAGGACCAGAAGACCAAGAGGATACTAAAGATTTAAACTGGAAAAACCAATTGATTACTCAATTAATGAAGTTTGATCCTAGTAAATTTGAAAGTTTTTCGCGCTTATTGATTTCAAAAATGGGTGTTGTAATTGATAAAGATCGCGGAATTGTTCGTTCCGGTGACCATGGAATCGATGGCTTTGGATATTTTACATCTGATGAATTCAGAACTAGTCGGGTAGCGATTCAATGTAAAAGGTACACAAAAGGAGCAGTATCAGAACCTGAAATCGATAAGTTTAAAGGAGTAATGGATAGTTTTAATGCTGAATATGGGATATTTATCACAACTAATCATTTCACAGATCGTGCTCGAAAAAAGGCAACCCAAGGAAATAATACTGTAACATTAATTGACGGGCAGACACTAGCTGAATTGGTTGAAAAATATCAATTACATATTACGCCAGTTAATACGTATGCTTTGGATGATTATTACTTCGATTTGAAGTGA